In Bacillota bacterium, the following proteins share a genomic window:
- a CDS encoding TrmB family transcriptional regulator has protein sequence MERLQEIIASIKDLGFTEYEARAYIAALQKGQPVTGYELSKLSGVPTSKIYETIDRLKEKGALWANLTDPVKYVAVNPQQLLRQCQQQFEQTISFLNDNFAQLFIDKGSEQIWNIHGYDSILAKAEDIIENCTDQALVALWPEEAEPLEHALSNKDRVIVLAFGDLASLGTTRLFQHDYQKAVEEEQKNRLFVVTADGEEALIATMHQHAHGVWTTNPALVLIAQEYIKHEIYQVRIMRHFGEEFAEVFGHNLQKLRLG, from the coding sequence GTGGAACGGTTACAGGAGATAATTGCGTCAATAAAAGATCTGGGCTTCACAGAGTACGAAGCCCGAGCATATATCGCAGCCTTACAGAAGGGCCAGCCGGTCACTGGATATGAACTCAGTAAACTATCCGGCGTTCCCACTTCCAAGATTTACGAAACCATCGATCGTCTTAAAGAAAAGGGAGCCCTCTGGGCCAATCTTACTGATCCCGTCAAGTATGTAGCTGTCAATCCCCAGCAATTGCTTCGACAATGTCAACAGCAGTTTGAACAAACCATCAGTTTTCTCAACGACAATTTCGCTCAACTTTTCATCGACAAGGGTTCCGAGCAGATCTGGAACATACACGGCTACGACAGCATCCTCGCCAAAGCAGAAGACATCATTGAAAACTGTACCGACCAAGCCTTGGTGGCCCTGTGGCCAGAGGAAGCAGAGCCTTTGGAACACGCGTTGTCGAACAAGGATCGGGTGATCGTCTTGGCCTTTGGGGATTTGGCTTCCTTGGGAACCACCCGTTTGTTCCAACATGATTACCAAAAAGCAGTGGAAGAAGAACAGAAAAATCGACTCTTTGTAGTCACCGCCGATGGTGAGGAGGCACTGATTGCCACCATGCACCAGCACGCCCACGGAGTTTGGACAACAAACCCCGCCCTCGTCCTCATTGCCCAGGAATACATCAAACATGAGATCTATCAAGTACGTATCATGCGGCACTTTGGGGAGGAGTTTGCGGAGGTTTTTGGTCATAATCTACAAAAATTACGTCTCGGTTAG
- a CDS encoding acetate kinase, which yields MDVLVINSGSSSLKYKLFNMENETVLASGLVERIGVNGTGNYVFAHNGHEKRNLERPIENHREALKLVLDTLLDPTYGVVKDLSEIYAVGHRVLHGKEVYDDSVVITDEVVTTLEGFIELGPLHMPANIMGIKACSELMPNVVQVAAFDTAFHQTLPEKAFLYAVPYELYKEHGIRKYGFHGTSHRYLVHQAAEILGQPLEDLRIITMHLGNGCSMAAVKGGVCIDTTMGLTPLEGLVMGTRSGDVDPAITRFLAEKLNMSILDIDRMLNKESGLLGISGISSDMRDIHAAIREGNERARLAYEVFVYRIRKYVGSYAVALGGVDVMIFAGGIGENDHQVRYDVLKDMELLGVEIDEAKNQKGNRAENIISTDTSKVKVMVIPTDEELVIARDALRLAKAEYAVK from the coding sequence GTGGACGTATTAGTAATCAACAGTGGGAGTTCCTCATTAAAGTACAAGCTGTTCAACATGGAGAACGAAACGGTTCTCGCTTCGGGCCTGGTGGAACGGATCGGCGTAAACGGCACTGGTAACTATGTTTTTGCCCATAACGGCCACGAGAAGCGGAATCTGGAAAGACCCATCGAGAACCATCGGGAAGCCCTGAAGCTAGTACTGGACACTCTCCTTGATCCCACCTATGGTGTTGTAAAGGATCTTTCAGAGATCTATGCTGTGGGCCACCGGGTGCTCCACGGTAAAGAGGTCTATGATGATTCCGTAGTGATCACCGACGAAGTAGTCACCACCCTGGAAGGTTTCATCGAACTAGGTCCTCTGCACATGCCCGCCAATATCATGGGGATCAAGGCCTGTAGTGAGCTGATGCCCAACGTGGTCCAAGTGGCCGCTTTCGATACTGCCTTCCATCAGACCCTACCGGAGAAGGCCTTCTTGTACGCTGTTCCCTACGAACTATATAAAGAACACGGTATCCGCAAGTACGGGTTCCACGGCACTTCCCATCGTTACTTGGTGCACCAGGCCGCCGAAATCCTGGGACAACCCCTGGAGGACCTGCGCATCATCACCATGCATCTGGGTAATGGTTGCAGTATGGCCGCGGTGAAAGGCGGGGTCTGTATCGATACTACCATGGGACTGACCCCCTTGGAGGGGCTCGTCATGGGTACCCGGTCCGGTGATGTAGATCCGGCCATCACCCGTTTTCTGGCGGAAAAACTCAATATGTCCATCCTGGACATTGATCGCATGCTAAACAAAGAGAGTGGTCTGTTGGGGATCTCCGGCATCAGCTCCGACATGCGGGATATCCATGCCGCGATTAGGGAAGGCAACGAGCGGGCACGCTTAGCCTATGAAGTATTCGTTTATCGAATTCGGAAGTATGTGGGTAGCTATGCCGTGGCCCTCGGCGGCGTGGACGTCATGATCTTTGCCGGTGGCATCGGCGAAAACGACCATCAGGTCCGTTACGATGTCTTGAAAGATATGGAGCTGTTGGGCGTGGAAATCGATGAAGCTAAAAACCAAAAGGGTAACAGGGCTGAAAACATCATTTCTACCGATACATCTAAAGTAAAGGTCATGGTCATCCCCACCGATGAGGAACTGGTCATCGCCCGGGATGCCCTGCGCCTGGCGAAAGCGGAATACGCTGTAAAATAG
- the queG gene encoding tRNA epoxyqueuosine(34) reductase QueG yields the protein MPLTLTTKLREKARELGIDALGIIPASSFQRLASLLEKRTLSPWAPQDRNAAIDPSLVLPKAQSIICTAISYNNEIGNSTGPRIARYARVQDYHRVFTGKLNQLGQYLQELTGAQFRVCVDTGPLFDREAAYLAGIGFYGKNNCIIHPELGSWVFLGEIVTTYPLPATGVSPLVSACGDCQRCLQACPTQALGPYRLDYTKCLSYLTQSKEFIPLDLWPQFENTLYGCDRCQEVCPKNRRVPVNCHWEFAPLAPFTQPMDLARLLGLSNRDFREIFGATPMGWAGKAVLQRNAVIVLANEGTPPAKDLIVQAAKSTSPLVRSHAEAYLAHH from the coding sequence TTGCCTTTGACACTCACTACTAAGCTTCGGGAAAAGGCAAGGGAATTGGGAATCGATGCCTTAGGCATCATCCCCGCCTCCTCCTTCCAACGTTTGGCCAGCCTGTTAGAAAAAAGAACCCTTTCCCCCTGGGCCCCCCAGGATCGAAACGCGGCCATCGACCCGAGCTTGGTCCTCCCCAAGGCCCAAAGCATCATCTGCACCGCCATTTCATATAACAACGAAATCGGAAACAGTACAGGACCCCGCATCGCCCGGTATGCCCGGGTACAGGACTACCACCGGGTGTTTACCGGGAAGCTTAACCAATTGGGCCAGTATCTACAGGAGCTTACCGGCGCCCAGTTTCGTGTCTGTGTGGATACAGGCCCCCTCTTCGACCGGGAAGCGGCGTATCTGGCTGGAATCGGCTTCTATGGAAAGAACAATTGCATCATCCATCCGGAGCTGGGCTCCTGGGTTTTTCTCGGGGAGATTGTCACCACCTATCCCCTCCCCGCCACTGGGGTATCCCCTTTGGTATCGGCCTGTGGAGATTGCCAACGCTGCCTTCAGGCCTGTCCCACCCAAGCCCTTGGGCCTTACCGGTTGGATTACACCAAGTGTCTTAGCTATCTCACCCAGAGCAAAGAATTCATCCCCTTGGATCTTTGGCCCCAGTTTGAAAACACCCTTTACGGGTGCGACCGCTGCCAGGAAGTCTGTCCGAAAAACCGCAGGGTACCAGTCAATTGTCATTGGGAGTTTGCACCCCTGGCCCCCTTTACGCAACCCATGGATCTAGCTCGGCTCCTGGGGCTGTCCAACAGAGACTTTAGGGAAATCTTCGGGGCGACCCCCATGGGGTGGGCGGGCAAGGCAGTGCTGCAGCGCAATGCCGTGATCGTCTTAGCCAACGAAGGTACTCCACCGGCCAAAGACCTGATTGTTCAAGCCGCTAAAAGCACCAGTCCTCTGGTACGCAGTCACGCCGAAGCCTACCTTGCCCATCACTAG
- a CDS encoding sugar phosphate isomerase/epimerase yields MLKSGLVSITFRKLTPRQIVELVQRAGLEGIEWGGDVHVPHGDLETAKSVRQLTQDAGLYTAAYGSYYRLGEPEPDFSAVLKTAKVLGAPTIRVWGGVRPSEKVDEEYYQRIVEDARRIARMAQTEGIVVALEFHGGTITDTNETTLRFLADVAEPNLKSYWQPAVDVSVEYRIAGLKELLPYLVNVHTFYWEPRHTRRALAEGETVWKQYLEVIKTSGKEHWLLVEFVRDDEPEAFMEDAKTLLNWLR; encoded by the coding sequence ATGCTTAAATCAGGCTTAGTATCGATCACCTTTCGTAAACTAACCCCCCGGCAGATCGTGGAGTTGGTTCAAAGGGCCGGGTTGGAAGGAATAGAATGGGGCGGCGATGTCCACGTCCCCCACGGGGACCTGGAAACGGCCAAATCTGTGCGACAATTGACCCAGGACGCAGGACTTTACACCGCGGCATACGGCTCCTATTATCGCTTGGGCGAGCCGGAACCAGATTTCTCCGCGGTACTCAAGACCGCTAAGGTTTTGGGAGCTCCCACCATTCGAGTGTGGGGCGGTGTCCGTCCCTCGGAAAAAGTGGATGAAGAGTATTATCAACGGATCGTGGAAGATGCCCGCCGCATTGCCCGGATGGCCCAAACCGAGGGGATCGTCGTGGCCTTGGAATTCCACGGTGGCACCATCACCGATACCAATGAAACCACCCTCCGCTTCTTGGCTGATGTGGCGGAACCAAACCTAAAAAGCTATTGGCAACCCGCGGTGGATGTGAGCGTGGAGTACCGGATAGCAGGACTCAAAGAGCTACTTCCCTACCTGGTAAATGTGCACACCTTCTACTGGGAACCTCGACACACCCGGCGGGCCCTGGCCGAAGGCGAGACAGTGTGGAAGCAATACCTGGAGGTAATCAAGACTTCGGGTAAGGAACACTGGCTGTTGGTGGAATTTGTCCGGGACGATGAGCCGGAGGCCTTCATGGAGGATGCGAAGACCCTGCTGAACTGGCTAAGATAG
- a CDS encoding FAD-dependent oxidoreductase, whose protein sequence is MFTKLFSPGKIGSLTLKNRLIMPAMGSGMQDREGYVTERLYHYHRVRAAGGVGMDTVEIAAVHPTSGGSGLAIWDDKYIPKMKELVDVIHQGGAAACLQLWHAGRQTNSRVTGRPIVAPSPIPCPLCQEEPEELSKETIKELVTAYAQAARRAKEAGFDAVELHGAHGYLIAQFMSPYSNKRIDEYGGTLENRARFALEIIAAVRDQVGQNYPLLYRLSGEEMVRDGLTIEDTKKIAKILEKAGVDAIHVSIGAYESLRYTVPPMDLPRGFNVWAAAEVKKVVDIPVITVGRINDPQLAEDILAKGQADFIAIGRALLTDPEFPNKAQQGRWDEIRRCIACNQGCVDRLLLEGKHATCILNPECGREQEFEPLTPSNKTVVVVGGGVAGMEVARLLKLRGCNVTLFEATDRLGGQWLLAGVLPDKYEIREDAQWLINQVNKLGINVQLNTPADVDRIMAENPDAVVIATGSSHAKPNIAGVDQPHVVFANSVLKGEVEVGPQVVVIGGGATGLEIADFLAEQAHKVTVVESLGDIGGATGPARKSFLLERLAKGKVRILTEVEVLRINPDSVDVSLGDREDRIPADTVVIAAGMESNNELAKQLPPGVHVEIIGDAKEPGRATAAIYDAHLVARRI, encoded by the coding sequence ATGTTTACCAAGCTGTTTTCGCCGGGCAAAATCGGGAGCCTCACATTGAAGAATCGTTTGATCATGCCTGCAATGGGATCGGGGATGCAGGACAGGGAAGGCTACGTCACCGAAAGACTGTATCACTACCATCGCGTGCGAGCAGCGGGCGGTGTGGGCATGGACACGGTGGAGATCGCGGCGGTCCATCCCACCAGCGGCGGATCGGGGTTGGCCATTTGGGACGACAAGTACATCCCCAAAATGAAGGAACTGGTGGATGTGATCCATCAAGGTGGGGCAGCAGCCTGTCTGCAATTGTGGCATGCGGGACGCCAGACCAATTCCCGGGTCACCGGGAGGCCCATCGTAGCCCCCTCCCCCATCCCCTGTCCCCTCTGCCAAGAGGAACCGGAAGAACTCAGTAAGGAGACGATCAAAGAGCTGGTAACTGCCTATGCCCAAGCGGCCCGGAGGGCTAAGGAAGCAGGTTTCGATGCCGTCGAACTCCACGGGGCCCATGGGTACCTCATCGCCCAATTCATGTCCCCCTATTCCAATAAACGTATAGATGAATACGGCGGCACCCTGGAAAACCGGGCCCGTTTCGCATTGGAGATCATCGCCGCGGTGCGGGATCAGGTGGGGCAGAACTACCCCCTCCTCTATCGGTTGAGCGGCGAGGAAATGGTGCGGGATGGGCTGACCATCGAGGATACGAAGAAGATCGCGAAGATCCTTGAAAAGGCAGGAGTAGATGCCATCCACGTTTCCATCGGTGCGTACGAGTCTTTGCGCTATACGGTACCTCCGATGGATCTGCCCCGGGGCTTCAACGTCTGGGCCGCGGCCGAGGTAAAGAAGGTAGTAGACATCCCTGTCATTACCGTGGGTCGTATCAACGACCCGCAATTGGCCGAAGACATCCTGGCCAAGGGCCAGGCGGACTTCATCGCCATCGGTCGTGCCTTGCTGACGGATCCCGAGTTTCCCAACAAGGCTCAGCAGGGACGATGGGATGAGATCAGACGTTGTATCGCCTGTAACCAGGGTTGTGTAGACCGACTCCTGTTGGAGGGCAAACACGCCACTTGTATCCTCAATCCGGAATGTGGCCGGGAGCAAGAATTCGAGCCCCTCACCCCCTCGAACAAGACCGTAGTGGTCGTGGGAGGCGGGGTGGCAGGTATGGAAGTGGCTCGACTGCTTAAACTGCGCGGCTGCAACGTAACCCTCTTTGAAGCCACCGATCGTCTCGGCGGCCAATGGCTGCTAGCCGGTGTCCTGCCGGACAAGTATGAAATCCGGGAGGATGCCCAATGGCTCATCAACCAGGTGAACAAGTTGGGCATTAATGTACAGTTGAACACGCCGGCGGATGTGGATAGAATCATGGCGGAGAATCCCGACGCTGTAGTTATCGCCACCGGATCAAGCCATGCCAAACCGAACATCGCCGGAGTGGACCAACCCCACGTGGTCTTTGCCAATTCTGTCTTGAAGGGCGAGGTCGAAGTAGGTCCCCAGGTGGTAGTCATTGGTGGTGGAGCCACTGGCCTGGAGATTGCAGACTTCTTGGCGGAGCAGGCCCACAAAGTGACCGTGGTAGAAAGCCTGGGAGACATCGGTGGAGCCACGGGCCCAGCCCGCAAATCCTTCCTATTGGAACGGCTAGCCAAGGGCAAAGTGAGGATCCTCACCGAAGTCGAAGTCCTTAGGATAAACCCCGACAGCGTGGATGTTTCCCTGGGGGACCGGGAGGATCGGATCCCCGCGGACACCGTGGTAATCGCCGCGGGCATGGAAAGCAATAACGAATTGGCAAAGCAGCTGCCCCCGGGAGTGCACGTAGAGATCATCGGCGATGCGAAAGAACCGGGACGTGCTACCGCAGCCATTTACGATGCTCATTTGGTGGCCCGCCGGATCTAA
- a CDS encoding LysM peptidoglycan-binding domain-containing protein gives MKSRILFSVGMILLFGLLFAGCQQLDQGLGPGPSNKFYVVQPGDALWRIAQRFNTTVDALVALNGVSPEALRVGQQLLLPPGAEDQYRFALEPWELDLFARLVHAEAEGEPYEGKVAVAASVLNRLADPRYPDTIYEVIYQVVAGAYQYSPVRDGRIDLPAGPDSVNAVHEALLGRDPSLGANGFYNPQKTNNQWVRQQPVTVVIGQHVFFRH, from the coding sequence ATGAAGTCAAGAATACTGTTTTCGGTGGGGATGATACTACTCTTTGGCCTTCTTTTCGCGGGTTGTCAACAACTGGATCAAGGCCTGGGCCCTGGGCCCAGCAACAAGTTCTATGTGGTGCAGCCGGGGGATGCCCTGTGGCGGATTGCCCAAAGGTTTAACACCACCGTCGATGCCCTGGTGGCCCTCAACGGAGTGTCCCCAGAGGCGCTGAGGGTGGGTCAGCAACTGCTACTACCCCCGGGGGCCGAGGATCAATATCGGTTTGCTTTGGAACCCTGGGAGCTGGATCTTTTTGCTCGGCTCGTCCACGCGGAAGCCGAAGGTGAACCCTACGAGGGGAAAGTGGCAGTGGCCGCTTCGGTGTTAAACCGGCTGGCGGATCCCCGGTATCCGGATACCATCTATGAGGTAATCTATCAAGTGGTGGCCGGGGCGTATCAGTATAGCCCGGTGCGGGACGGGCGGATCGATTTGCCCGCGGGTCCCGATTCTGTCAACGCGGTGCATGAGGCCCTGTTGGGCCGGGACCCTTCCCTAGGCGCCAACGGGTTTTACAATCCCCAAAAGACCAACAATCAATGGGTGCGCCAACAACCGGTGACGGTGGTTATCGGGCAGCATGTCTTCTTTCGCCACTAA